One genomic window of Luteitalea pratensis includes the following:
- a CDS encoding TIGR03790 family protein: MRAVPTRVYFVVLWLLLAAAAIRTEAAAGDVVLVVANARHPWSTRVAEQYLAARGLPASQLLTIDVSPDATVTHEVYQQAIERPVMVWLRTHDALDRTHIIVLGPGLPLRIAGTPGRNGTAGSVDSELAVLYRRLTGASVAAGGFVENPYFSPVPLVTPRPFDRAKYDVYLVTRLDGRTETDALALIARGAVRPSKFVLAIDGRPAGASGPEARWLTEVGPRVHAVQPDARILSDASSDLLGNIDGVTGYASWGSNDSRTRVPPVTFGSGAIASSFMSSDARTMAQPPAAWTPGLWSEPSSYFAGSPEALAADWLAAGLTGLAAQVTEPYLDGTVRPATLHEAWARGYTLAESFYLAMPYLSWQGVVFGDPLARAVETGPEGHEVLTDPAAGQGAFTDRMAAVYRRGEPDLDQEASRLMARANLSIARGDLADARRLLEELTVRAPRYTRAQFLLAQQYEADKFYAQARARYELVLQTQPANVVALNNLAYNLGVHGGEPKAALVHAERAAVLAGNSAAVLDTLGWLRHLAGDSRGAVVPLQRAVELAPDLCDAWSHLALAQRSAGDEPAATKADARASSCTKDVKEP, from the coding sequence ATGCGCGCCGTCCCAACCCGAGTCTACTTCGTCGTCCTGTGGCTGCTGCTGGCAGCCGCTGCCATTCGCACCGAGGCGGCGGCCGGCGATGTCGTCCTGGTCGTGGCCAACGCCAGGCACCCGTGGAGCACCCGGGTGGCGGAACAGTACCTCGCGGCGCGTGGCCTTCCTGCCTCCCAGTTGCTGACCATCGACGTCAGCCCGGACGCGACCGTCACCCATGAAGTGTACCAGCAGGCCATCGAGCGGCCGGTGATGGTGTGGCTGCGGACGCACGACGCGCTCGACCGCACGCACATCATCGTGCTGGGGCCCGGCCTGCCGCTGCGGATCGCCGGCACACCTGGGCGGAACGGTACAGCCGGAAGTGTCGATTCCGAACTCGCGGTGCTCTACCGGCGGCTGACCGGCGCCTCGGTGGCCGCCGGCGGCTTCGTCGAGAACCCGTACTTCTCGCCAGTCCCGCTCGTGACGCCGCGCCCCTTCGATCGGGCCAAGTACGACGTCTATCTGGTGACGCGCCTCGACGGACGCACCGAAACGGACGCCCTGGCGCTGATCGCCAGGGGCGCGGTGCGGCCGTCCAAGTTCGTGCTGGCAATCGATGGCCGCCCTGCGGGGGCCAGCGGCCCCGAGGCGCGCTGGCTGACCGAGGTCGGTCCGCGCGTGCACGCCGTCCAGCCGGATGCCCGGATCCTGTCCGACGCATCGTCGGATCTGCTCGGCAATATCGATGGCGTCACCGGTTACGCGAGCTGGGGATCGAACGACTCTCGCACGAGGGTGCCTCCGGTCACCTTCGGGTCGGGCGCCATCGCCAGCTCCTTCATGAGCAGTGACGCCCGCACGATGGCTCAGCCCCCGGCGGCCTGGACACCCGGACTGTGGAGCGAGCCATCGTCGTACTTCGCCGGCTCACCCGAGGCGCTGGCTGCCGACTGGTTGGCGGCCGGACTGACTGGGTTGGCCGCGCAGGTCACCGAACCCTACCTGGACGGGACTGTCCGGCCTGCGACATTGCATGAAGCCTGGGCCCGGGGCTATACCCTGGCCGAGTCCTTCTATTTGGCGATGCCGTACCTGAGCTGGCAGGGCGTCGTCTTCGGTGATCCATTGGCCCGGGCCGTCGAGACCGGCCCTGAGGGTCATGAGGTGCTCACGGACCCGGCCGCCGGGCAGGGCGCCTTCACCGATCGCATGGCCGCCGTGTACCGGCGGGGGGAGCCGGACCTCGATCAGGAGGCGTCACGGTTGATGGCCCGCGCGAACCTGTCGATTGCTCGTGGGGACCTTGCGGACGCGCGACGGCTGCTCGAAGAGCTCACCGTGCGAGCGCCGCGGTATACGAGGGCGCAATTCCTGTTGGCGCAGCAGTACGAAGCCGACAAGTTCTACGCTCAGGCGAGGGCGCGCTACGAACTCGTGCTGCAGACGCAGCCAGCCAACGTGGTGGCGCTCAACAACCTGGCATACAACCTGGGCGTCCACGGTGGGGAGCCGAAGGCGGCACTGGTCCACGCCGAGCGCGCCGCGGTGCTGGCAGGGAATTCCGCAGCGGTCCTGGATACGCTAGGCTGGTTACGCCATCTGGCGGGGGACAGTCGTGGCGCCGTTGTGCCGTTGCAGCGCGCTGTGGAACTGGCCCCGGACTTGTGCGATGCATGGAGTCACCTTGCGCTCGCGCAGCGCAGCGCGGGCGACGAACCCGCAGCCACGAAGGCTGACGCGCGCGCGTCGTCCTGCACAAAGGACGTCAAGGAACCGTAG
- a CDS encoding tetratricopeptide repeat protein, which yields MLVALATVFAAGCSKSAAEYVKSGDAFAKEGKHREALIEFRNAVQKEATNGEARLKLAETHEKLREIPQAFREYIRAADLLQKDAAVQIKAGTYLLIAGRNEDAKVRAERALAIEPKNVEAQLLLGNASAGLKDLDSAVKQVEEAIALSPASDRGYSSLGMVQLAKGDAAAAEAAFRKAVEVGPKSVQAHLALGNFLWAANRRDEAVGELDAALTLDPKNALANRLLAIFHASGPTPEKAEPYFKMLADLPENTDGRLALAEYYFRVGKVEDGKKTLLTAANEKATYTPATRRLAGLAFTEGRKADAYKQVDELLAKDPKDADTLVMKGQMQVADGKVDEGLVTFKTAVAAQPTNVAAQFALGSAYAERRDVDPAIVAFTEVLRLNPRASAAQLQLANLYLAKGQAKQGGAMADDALRNAPGNPMARLIQARAQLAQGRLAEAGIAMAGLEKDFPRAWLVQAQLGTYYAVRGEFAKARAAWDKTLTLNPDAWEAQQGLIRLDLTEKKLDAASARANAAVEKSPKDGRPRVEQARVAVARKDLAGAESALRKAIEVDPSSMEAYGMLGQVYLSQNKLDQAKAEFEAIAKRDPRNVGAPTLIGMILQQQGKTPEAMEQYRRTIEIDPKAAVASNNLAWMQASSGGNLDQALQYAQAASQVLPEQPEVNDTIAYIYILKKMPTMAVGPMLKAVDKDPNNATYHYRLGQAYLLSGNKLKAMESLQAALKLKADFPEAAEARTLLAQAQ from the coding sequence GTGCTGGTCGCGCTCGCGACCGTGTTTGCGGCCGGCTGTTCCAAGTCGGCGGCCGAGTACGTGAAGAGCGGAGACGCCTTCGCGAAGGAAGGCAAACACCGCGAGGCGCTGATCGAATTCCGCAACGCGGTGCAAAAAGAAGCCACCAATGGCGAAGCCCGCCTCAAACTTGCCGAAACGCACGAGAAGCTGCGCGAGATCCCTCAGGCATTCCGCGAGTACATCCGCGCCGCCGACCTGCTGCAGAAGGATGCGGCGGTGCAAATCAAGGCCGGCACGTACCTCCTTATCGCCGGCCGCAACGAGGACGCCAAGGTCCGTGCCGAGCGCGCGCTGGCGATCGAGCCGAAGAATGTCGAAGCGCAGTTGCTCCTTGGAAACGCGTCCGCCGGTCTGAAGGACCTGGACAGCGCGGTCAAGCAGGTGGAAGAGGCCATCGCGCTCAGCCCGGCGAGCGATCGCGGCTACTCCAGCCTGGGCATGGTCCAACTCGCCAAGGGCGACGCCGCCGCCGCCGAGGCAGCGTTCCGCAAGGCCGTCGAGGTGGGGCCCAAGTCGGTTCAGGCGCATCTCGCCCTGGGCAACTTCCTCTGGGCGGCCAACAGGCGTGACGAAGCGGTCGGGGAGCTCGACGCCGCCCTCACCCTGGATCCGAAGAACGCCTTGGCAAATCGCCTCCTGGCGATTTTCCACGCCTCCGGCCCGACGCCGGAGAAAGCCGAGCCCTACTTCAAGATGCTCGCCGATCTGCCTGAGAATACCGACGGCAGGCTCGCACTGGCCGAGTACTATTTCCGCGTCGGCAAGGTCGAGGACGGCAAGAAGACCCTGCTGACGGCCGCCAATGAGAAAGCGACCTACACACCTGCCACCCGTCGTCTTGCCGGGCTGGCGTTTACGGAAGGCCGAAAGGCCGACGCCTACAAGCAGGTGGACGAGCTGCTCGCCAAGGACCCCAAGGACGCCGACACCCTCGTCATGAAGGGCCAGATGCAGGTGGCCGACGGCAAGGTGGACGAGGGTCTTGTCACGTTCAAGACTGCGGTGGCCGCACAGCCGACCAACGTCGCCGCCCAGTTCGCACTTGGTTCAGCCTATGCAGAGAGGCGGGACGTGGATCCCGCCATCGTCGCGTTCACGGAGGTCTTGCGCCTCAACCCTCGGGCCTCGGCCGCGCAGTTGCAGCTCGCGAATCTCTACCTCGCCAAGGGACAGGCCAAGCAAGGCGGCGCGATGGCCGACGACGCCCTGCGGAACGCGCCCGGTAACCCGATGGCCCGCCTGATTCAGGCGCGCGCGCAACTGGCGCAGGGACGGTTGGCGGAAGCGGGCATCGCGATGGCCGGCCTCGAAAAGGACTTCCCGCGAGCGTGGCTCGTGCAAGCGCAGCTTGGGACCTATTACGCGGTACGCGGCGAATTTGCCAAGGCTCGGGCAGCCTGGGACAAGACATTGACGCTCAATCCCGATGCCTGGGAGGCGCAGCAGGGGCTGATCCGCCTGGATTTGACCGAAAAAAAGCTGGACGCGGCCTCGGCGCGCGCCAACGCGGCGGTGGAGAAGTCCCCGAAGGACGGTCGTCCCCGCGTCGAACAGGCGCGCGTCGCGGTGGCTCGCAAGGATCTCGCTGGGGCCGAATCGGCACTCCGCAAGGCGATCGAGGTCGATCCGTCCTCCATGGAGGCCTACGGAATGCTGGGACAGGTCTATCTCAGCCAGAACAAGCTCGATCAGGCCAAAGCCGAGTTCGAGGCCATTGCCAAGCGCGATCCACGTAACGTGGGCGCTCCGACCCTGATCGGCATGATCCTGCAGCAGCAGGGCAAGACACCGGAGGCGATGGAGCAGTATCGGCGCACCATCGAGATTGACCCCAAGGCCGCAGTGGCGTCCAACAATCTTGCGTGGATGCAGGCCTCGTCGGGCGGCAATCTGGATCAGGCCCTCCAATACGCGCAGGCGGCCAGCCAGGTGTTGCCGGAACAACCCGAGGTCAACGACACGATTGCTTACATCTACATCCTGAAGAAAATGCCGACCATGGCGGTCGGCCCGATGCTCAAGGCGGTCGACAAGGATCCCAATAACGCCACGTACCACTATCGGCTCGGTCAGGCGTACTTGCTGAGTGGCAACAAGCTCAAGGCCATGGAATCGCTTCAGGCGGCTCTCAAGCTCAAGGCCGATTTCCCTGAGGCGGCCGAGGCCCGCACGCTGCTGGCACAGGCCCAGTAG
- the rfbC gene encoding dTDP-4-dehydrorhamnose 3,5-epimerase — MQVIQTRLPGVVIIEPKVFRDGRGFFLETWNARKFSEAGVEVSFVQDNHSRSRKGTLRGLHFQRTRPQGKLVRAIEGLIFDVAADVDPTSATFGVWVGVELSADNFRQIYVPPGYAHGFCVVSDVAQVEYKCTEFYDPADEGGVMWNEPILDIAWPVREPVLSARDQHHPPLAHRTGV; from the coding sequence ATGCAGGTGATCCAGACCAGGCTGCCCGGGGTCGTCATCATCGAGCCCAAGGTCTTCCGCGACGGGCGGGGCTTTTTCCTGGAGACGTGGAACGCACGCAAGTTTTCCGAGGCGGGAGTCGAAGTCTCCTTCGTGCAGGACAATCATTCCCGGTCGCGGAAGGGGACCCTGCGAGGGCTGCACTTTCAGCGAACGAGACCCCAGGGCAAGCTCGTCAGGGCGATAGAAGGTCTCATCTTCGACGTCGCCGCTGATGTGGATCCGACGTCGGCGACCTTTGGCGTCTGGGTCGGCGTGGAACTGTCTGCGGATAATTTTCGCCAAATCTACGTCCCTCCCGGCTATGCACACGGTTTCTGCGTGGTGAGCGACGTCGCCCAGGTCGAGTACAAGTGCACCGAGTTCTACGATCCCGCGGACGAAGGAGGGGTCATGTGGAACGAGCCCATCCTGGACATTGCCTGGCCGGTCCGGGAGCCGGTCCTGTCGGCGCGCGACCAGCACCATCCGCCCCTTGCCCACCGGACGGGCGTGTGA
- a CDS encoding PEP-CTERM sorting domain-containing protein produces the protein MSLKTAVIALAVAGVATLGGATSASAVPIMLQFNVAALGNFTANTGDVTTATTITNGAPTVVGAIQQNNIGLVAGQTVTLAPNPMGVTVGSAFTKSFTAGGNTFVETLTVTSATPTANALGILAAGTITCTVGAGCAAFDPTAVFWSAAYTQNAGPGTQINGSFNNSTTPPPPQVPEPTSMVLLGMGMLGAGIARRRRQ, from the coding sequence ATGAGCTTGAAAACGGCAGTAATCGCGCTGGCAGTGGCCGGCGTCGCGACCCTTGGTGGAGCCACCTCGGCAAGCGCCGTCCCCATCATGCTCCAGTTCAACGTAGCGGCGCTTGGCAACTTCACAGCCAATACCGGCGACGTCACGACTGCAACGACGATCACGAATGGCGCCCCTACTGTTGTTGGCGCCATCCAGCAGAATAATATCGGCTTGGTTGCAGGCCAGACAGTTACTCTTGCTCCCAACCCGATGGGCGTGACCGTTGGTAGCGCGTTCACGAAGTCGTTCACGGCGGGGGGCAACACGTTCGTCGAGACACTCACGGTTACGTCGGCTACTCCGACGGCGAACGCGCTTGGCATCCTGGCGGCTGGCACCATCACCTGCACCGTGGGCGCAGGGTGTGCTGCTTTCGATCCCACGGCGGTCTTCTGGTCGGCGGCCTACACCCAGAACGCGGGTCCGGGCACGCAGATCAACGGGTCGTTCAACAACTCCACCACTCCGCCTCCGCCTCAGGTTCCGGAACCGACCTCGATGGTGCTGCTCGGCATGGGCATGCTCGGCGCGGGTATCGCGCGTCGGCGCCGCCAGTAA
- the rfbA gene encoding glucose-1-phosphate thymidylyltransferase RfbA, which translates to MSGIILAGGSGTRLYPVTKGVCKQLVPVYNKPMIYYPLATLMLAGIRNILIITTPEDTGSFQRLFGDGSDLGISIAYAVQPSPDGLAQAFVIGRSFVGSRRVALALGDNIFYGHGLPEVLQAAAAREHGATVFGYEVRDPERYGVVEFGEDGRASSLAEKPLAPRSHWAVTGLYFYDNSVLDTAATLQPSPRGELEITDLNRRFLERGDLHVERLGRGFAWLDTGTHESLLQASQFVQTIEERQGLMLACVEEIAWRMGYIDDAQVERIATPMRKNSYGQYLLRLVGQGR; encoded by the coding sequence TTGAGCGGAATCATCCTCGCCGGAGGGTCGGGCACTCGTCTCTACCCGGTCACCAAGGGCGTCTGCAAACAATTGGTCCCGGTCTACAACAAGCCGATGATCTACTACCCGCTGGCGACGCTGATGCTGGCGGGCATCCGCAACATCCTGATCATCACCACTCCGGAAGACACCGGCAGCTTCCAGCGCCTGTTCGGCGACGGCTCCGACCTCGGGATCTCGATCGCCTATGCCGTGCAACCGTCGCCGGATGGGCTGGCGCAGGCGTTTGTCATCGGCCGCTCGTTCGTCGGCAGCCGTCGTGTGGCGCTCGCCCTGGGCGACAACATCTTCTACGGCCATGGCCTCCCGGAGGTCCTGCAGGCGGCGGCGGCGCGCGAGCACGGGGCGACCGTCTTCGGATACGAAGTGCGCGACCCGGAGCGTTACGGCGTCGTCGAATTCGGCGAAGACGGCCGCGCGTCAAGCCTCGCGGAGAAGCCCCTGGCGCCCCGCTCGCACTGGGCGGTGACGGGCCTCTACTTCTACGACAATTCGGTGCTCGACACCGCCGCCACGCTGCAACCCTCCCCCCGCGGCGAGTTGGAGATCACCGACCTGAACCGGCGCTTTCTCGAGCGCGGCGACCTGCACGTCGAGCGGTTGGGGCGCGGGTTTGCGTGGCTGGACACCGGCACGCACGAATCGCTGCTGCAGGCGTCGCAGTTTGTCCAGACCATCGAGGAACGGCAGGGGTTGATGCTGGCGTGCGTGGAGGAGATCGCCTGGCGGATGGGGTACATCGACGATGCGCAGGTGGAACGCATCGCGACGCCGATGCGGAAGAACTCGTACGGGCAGTACCTGTTGCGCCTGGTAGGGCAGGGACGCTGA
- a CDS encoding TIGR03087 family PEP-CTERM/XrtA system glycosyltransferase — protein sequence MRVLVLTQRLPYAPNRGDRLRAFHQIRHLRAQGWTVDVLSLVHDAEEAAEAGPLRAAGARVQTAAVPHLRNKVAGLFSLPGARPLTLTLLDSPELPAAIASLTSDGLPDAILACSSGMAAIALRPPLDAVPLVIDFVDVDSEKWRALGATSRWPMSWIYGREQRTLQAFETRVARSAFISLLTTERERQALLAFAPEARAVVIPNGIDLDSFRRPAHAERSPEPRVVFTGVMNYVPNADAAVWLAREIWPQVRVKMPEARLDIVGASPSPAVQELDDQSVGVTVTGSVADVRPYLWRAHAAVAPLRVARGVQNKVLEAAAAGLPCIVTPSVSAGLPPALRSICPVAETAEALGDHLCRALDSAHEPARWTTAVAGLAWSQALAALPGLLADAACTRMPRPQ from the coding sequence GTGCGCGTCCTCGTCCTCACCCAGCGCCTGCCCTATGCGCCCAACCGCGGCGACCGCCTGCGGGCCTTCCATCAGATTCGCCATCTACGCGCACAGGGCTGGACCGTCGATGTCCTGTCGCTCGTCCATGACGCGGAGGAAGCGGCCGAAGCCGGTCCCCTGCGCGCCGCCGGGGCCCGCGTGCAAACGGCCGCGGTCCCGCACCTGCGCAACAAGGTCGCCGGCCTGTTCTCGCTGCCTGGCGCGCGCCCGCTCACGCTGACTTTGCTCGACTCGCCGGAACTGCCGGCAGCGATTGCGAGCCTCACATCCGACGGCCTTCCGGACGCGATACTCGCGTGTTCGTCCGGCATGGCGGCAATCGCGCTGCGGCCGCCGCTCGACGCCGTGCCACTCGTGATCGACTTCGTCGACGTCGATTCGGAGAAGTGGCGCGCGCTGGGTGCGACGTCGCGATGGCCGATGTCGTGGATCTACGGCCGTGAACAGCGCACGCTCCAGGCCTTCGAAACCCGTGTCGCCAGGTCTGCGTTCATCTCGCTGCTGACTACCGAGCGTGAGCGGCAGGCACTTCTTGCCTTCGCGCCGGAGGCACGTGCCGTGGTGATTCCCAATGGCATCGATCTGGACAGCTTTCGCCGGCCCGCTCATGCCGAGCGCTCCCCCGAGCCGCGCGTCGTGTTCACGGGTGTCATGAACTACGTGCCTAACGCCGACGCGGCCGTGTGGCTGGCGCGCGAGATTTGGCCCCAAGTGCGAGTGAAGATGCCCGAGGCCCGGCTGGACATCGTCGGCGCCTCGCCCTCCCCCGCCGTGCAGGAGCTCGACGATCAGTCCGTGGGAGTCACCGTGACGGGCAGCGTGGCCGACGTGCGCCCATACCTCTGGCGAGCCCATGCCGCGGTGGCGCCGCTCCGCGTGGCGCGGGGTGTGCAGAACAAGGTCCTGGAGGCCGCCGCCGCTGGACTGCCGTGCATCGTGACGCCCTCGGTCAGCGCTGGCCTGCCTCCCGCTCTTCGGTCGATCTGCCCGGTCGCTGAAACCGCGGAGGCTCTCGGAGACCATCTGTGCCGGGCACTCGACAGCGCACACGAACCCGCCCGCTGGACGACTGCCGTTGCGGGCCTCGCCTGGAGTCAGGCGCTCGCGGCGTTACCTGGCTTGCTCGCTGACGCGGCATGCACCAGGATGCCGCGTCCGCAGTGA
- a CDS encoding exosortase/archaeosortase family protein codes for MAQEPLPQIAVSAPVPTTSGVPAHRHPGDAAASPVWVGVLAVLVSLVYGPTAVWLFGRWTMSVWHNAHGALVLPVAGWLMWQELRSTWKTGPASSAWGWAFVVPALLLHVLDQGMQTQLLSAISFVVLLPGLSLLLLGTDRTRRIAFPLAFVALMLPIPLAVTERLHLVLRNVVASACAVVVPWLGIPILKVGTTLHMPNASLLVADACSGFSTLYAAGAVALLTMFLSASPRRRVLVGLLFAPIALAINIVRVALLCVLVYFQGTDVLATSLHELSGIVTFVVALPLIFWLGGPARPIEEVPA; via the coding sequence ATGGCGCAAGAGCCCCTTCCTCAAATCGCCGTCTCGGCGCCCGTACCGACGACGAGCGGCGTCCCTGCACACCGCCACCCTGGAGACGCTGCCGCGAGCCCTGTGTGGGTCGGGGTACTCGCGGTCCTGGTGTCGCTCGTCTACGGGCCGACGGCTGTCTGGCTGTTCGGACGATGGACCATGAGCGTGTGGCACAACGCGCACGGAGCGCTCGTGCTTCCGGTGGCCGGGTGGCTGATGTGGCAGGAGTTGCGGTCCACATGGAAGACCGGACCAGCTTCGAGTGCATGGGGATGGGCCTTCGTGGTCCCGGCGCTCTTGCTGCACGTGCTCGATCAGGGGATGCAGACGCAATTGCTGTCCGCGATCTCGTTTGTCGTCCTCCTGCCCGGCCTCTCGCTGTTGCTGCTCGGGACCGACCGCACACGCCGGATCGCTTTCCCGCTCGCCTTCGTCGCACTGATGCTGCCCATTCCGCTGGCCGTCACCGAACGTCTTCACCTCGTGTTGAGGAACGTCGTCGCGAGCGCGTGCGCCGTGGTCGTGCCCTGGCTCGGGATTCCCATCTTGAAGGTGGGGACGACGCTGCACATGCCGAACGCGAGCCTGCTGGTCGCCGATGCGTGCAGCGGATTCTCGACGTTGTACGCCGCTGGCGCCGTTGCTCTGCTCACGATGTTCCTGAGCGCGTCGCCGCGTCGGCGCGTGCTGGTCGGATTGCTGTTTGCGCCGATTGCCCTGGCCATCAACATCGTGCGCGTGGCGCTGTTGTGCGTGCTGGTCTACTTCCAGGGCACCGATGTCCTGGCGACGTCGCTGCACGAGTTGTCGGGCATCGTGACCTTTGTCGTAGCGCTGCCGCTGATTTTCTGGCTGGGCGGGCCGGCGCGTCCGATCGAGGAGGTGCCGGCGTGA
- a CDS encoding sulfatase-like hydrolase/transferase produces the protein MHDPAAGGEPRVQWLHQPATWRAEVLGLALACAIPVTCVDAYLLDRKLGIISGGYLAEFQFSGLRLALFLAISLLTDIAVVAPILAVVLWLARLLWMHALARAFLAVSVALTVVAAADVAVYELQRYLGDLVNVNILVNLLGGDIREILHFSASPALHWLGFISFGGLAVVGLSVVLDNRFPSRMRQDPGARKTTFAALVLTLTAAVVVGAVGRLNDPGVDRALAYKPAGRVVGSFTEWLTDVDRDGYGLLSTPADTAPFNSAIHPYAVEIAGNGVDENGIGGDLPSGPPYRDTSYPTVSFVRHPDVVFVILETFRADALGAIVGGRSVTPTLDRLRHDGVEARRAFSHNGFTIQSRYHAFTGHLLGPGNPGSLIDDFNANGYQTAFFSAQDESFGENFDVGFGRAAVRYDARVDRDKRFTQFATPASLTVSWKVLEGRVNAFLDERDPDRPLFLHINIQDGHFPYTNPDIVPIVDDVRMQRDELLPERADDLKQMYLNTLANVDGALGRMLARVQRTTGRRPGVVVIADHGESLFDQGFLGHGYAANDAQTRIPFIVDGLPARVPAVAGQVDVRGVLRQAMTGPDAEPVVDSSDERAVFQYIGTLGRPKEIAVVEGDHRSRLTLLGQRSVALSPAETTLVHFWERVSGRLSAAP, from the coding sequence ATGCACGACCCCGCGGCAGGCGGCGAGCCCAGGGTGCAATGGCTGCATCAGCCGGCCACGTGGCGAGCAGAGGTACTTGGCCTCGCATTGGCGTGCGCGATACCCGTGACGTGCGTGGACGCGTACCTGTTGGACAGGAAGCTCGGCATCATCTCGGGTGGCTACCTGGCCGAGTTCCAGTTCTCCGGGCTCAGGTTGGCGCTGTTTCTCGCCATCAGCCTCCTCACGGACATCGCCGTGGTGGCGCCGATCCTCGCCGTCGTCCTGTGGCTGGCGCGCCTGCTCTGGATGCATGCCCTCGCCCGGGCGTTCCTTGCCGTCTCGGTCGCCCTGACCGTCGTCGCGGCGGCCGACGTGGCAGTCTACGAACTGCAGCGGTACCTCGGCGATCTGGTCAATGTCAACATCCTCGTCAACCTCCTCGGAGGCGACATCCGGGAGATCCTGCATTTCAGCGCCAGCCCGGCACTGCACTGGCTCGGATTCATCAGCTTCGGCGGGCTCGCCGTGGTCGGGCTCAGCGTGGTCCTGGACAATCGGTTTCCGAGCCGGATGCGCCAGGACCCCGGCGCGCGCAAGACCACATTCGCGGCGCTCGTGCTCACCTTGACCGCGGCGGTCGTCGTCGGGGCCGTGGGCCGTCTGAACGACCCGGGCGTCGACCGCGCGCTGGCCTACAAGCCCGCCGGCCGCGTCGTCGGCAGCTTCACCGAGTGGCTCACCGACGTGGACCGGGATGGCTACGGATTGCTGTCGACGCCGGCCGACACCGCGCCGTTCAATTCCGCCATCCACCCCTACGCGGTGGAAATCGCCGGCAACGGCGTGGACGAGAACGGCATCGGCGGCGACCTGCCGTCGGGGCCGCCGTACCGCGACACGTCGTATCCGACGGTCTCGTTCGTGCGACATCCCGACGTGGTCTTCGTCATCCTGGAGACCTTTCGCGCCGACGCCCTCGGGGCGATCGTCGGCGGTCGCTCCGTGACGCCAACCCTCGACCGCCTGCGCCACGACGGCGTGGAGGCGCGCCGCGCGTTCTCGCACAACGGGTTCACCATCCAGTCCAGGTACCACGCGTTCACCGGTCATCTGCTCGGGCCTGGCAATCCGGGTTCGCTGATCGATGACTTCAACGCCAATGGCTACCAGACGGCGTTCTTTTCCGCGCAGGACGAGAGCTTCGGCGAAAATTTCGACGTCGGGTTCGGCCGTGCCGCGGTGCGGTACGACGCGCGCGTCGACCGCGACAAACGCTTTACACAATTCGCGACACCGGCGAGCCTGACGGTGTCGTGGAAGGTGCTCGAGGGGCGGGTCAACGCGTTCCTCGACGAACGCGACCCTGACAGGCCGCTGTTCCTGCATATCAACATCCAGGATGGTCATTTTCCCTACACCAATCCGGACATCGTGCCGATCGTGGATGACGTGCGAATGCAGCGGGACGAACTTTTGCCGGAACGTGCCGATGATCTGAAGCAGATGTACCTGAACACGCTCGCCAACGTGGACGGCGCGCTCGGGCGGATGCTCGCGCGCGTCCAACGGACCACGGGGCGTCGCCCAGGCGTGGTGGTGATCGCCGATCATGGGGAGAGCCTGTTCGACCAGGGCTTCCTCGGGCACGGGTATGCGGCCAACGACGCGCAGACGCGGATCCCGTTCATCGTCGATGGCCTTCCGGCGCGGGTCCCGGCCGTGGCCGGGCAGGTCGACGTCCGGGGTGTGCTGCGGCAAGCGATGACCGGGCCCGACGCCGAACCCGTCGTGGACTCGAGCGATGAGCGAGCCGTGTTCCAATATATCGGGACGTTGGGGCGGCCGAAGGAGATCGCGGTCGTGGAAGGCGACCACCGGAGCCGGCTGACGCTGCTCGGGCAGCGTTCGGTCGCCTTGTCACCAGCCGAGACTACGCTGGTGCATTTCTGGGAGCGGGTATCCGGCCGGCTCTCGGCCGCGCCATGA